A region of Rhodospirillales bacterium DNA encodes the following proteins:
- a CDS encoding trypsin-like peptidase domain-containing protein: MRGLRAAALSALTVVVAGCATYKVVGRFDDQAEVFIGNVAHNAILGTAELDAVAKVSGTRCTGSSVVDHLHALVQPGCEGQRGTARLQCTDGRVVQAKWRAMSCTTGYGVGIDDRGSTFRFVFGLDEVEAEAALRRMAQEAAVLPPPPKPGATGAMARPIRGMGTGFAVSAQGHVLTNEHVVRDGRAVFVRFEGDPTEYEATIVARSRERDLALLSVAAATRPLAFASSAGLKRGEDVFTLGYPSPTLQGQAQKATFGRINALSGLRDDPAELQTDVPVQPGSSGGPLLNRRGAVVGVVASSLARTAGAAAPQNVNYAIKSDVVLDFLRPHLAPATGEGAPRPFERLVSDAERSVAHIVVR, translated from the coding sequence ATGCGTGGTTTACGGGCGGCCGCGTTGTCGGCGCTGACCGTGGTCGTCGCGGGGTGCGCGACCTACAAGGTCGTGGGCCGGTTCGACGACCAGGCGGAGGTCTTCATCGGCAACGTGGCGCACAACGCCATCCTCGGCACCGCCGAGCTGGACGCGGTCGCCAAGGTGTCGGGCACGCGTTGCACCGGCAGCTCCGTCGTCGACCACCTCCACGCGCTGGTCCAGCCCGGTTGCGAGGGCCAACGCGGCACCGCCCGGCTGCAATGCACCGACGGGCGCGTCGTCCAGGCGAAATGGCGGGCGATGAGCTGCACGACCGGTTACGGCGTCGGAATCGACGACCGCGGCTCGACGTTCCGTTTCGTGTTCGGCCTCGACGAGGTCGAGGCCGAGGCGGCGCTGCGGCGCATGGCGCAGGAGGCGGCCGTCCTGCCGCCCCCGCCCAAGCCCGGCGCGACCGGCGCGATGGCGCGGCCGATCCGCGGCATGGGCACGGGCTTCGCGGTCTCGGCGCAGGGCCACGTGCTGACCAACGAGCACGTGGTGCGGGACGGCCGCGCGGTGTTCGTGCGCTTCGAGGGCGATCCGACCGAATACGAGGCGACGATCGTGGCGCGCTCGCGCGAGCGCGACCTGGCGCTGCTGTCGGTCGCCGCCGCGACCCGGCCGCTGGCGTTCGCCTCCAGCGCCGGCCTCAAGCGTGGCGAGGACGTGTTCACGCTCGGCTACCCCAGCCCGACGCTGCAGGGCCAGGCGCAGAAGGCGACGTTCGGGCGCATCAACGCGCTCAGCGGCCTGCGCGACGATCCGGCCGAGCTGCAGACAGACGTGCCGGTGCAGCCCGGCAGCTCCGGCGGACCGCTGCTCAACCGCCGCGGCGCGGTGGTCGGCGTGGTCGCGTCGTCGCTGGCCCGCACCGCCGGCGCCGCCGCGCCGCAGAACGTCAACTACGCGATCAAATCGGACGTCGTGCTCGACTTCCTGCGGCCGCATCTGGCGCCGGCGACGGGCGAGGGCGCGCCGCGCCCGTTCGAGCGCCTGGTGTCCGACGCCGAACGCTCCGTCGCGCACATCGTGGTGCGCTGA
- a CDS encoding LLM class flavin-dependent oxidoreductase: MQFGYFTMPSHPPERGLAAGHEWDLQVIRWLDELGFSECWLGEHHTAPWEPHPSPDLLVAQALMQTKNIRLGPGGFLLPYHHPAELANRVAMLDHISGGRLNFGIAASGLPSDWAMFNVDGMSGVNRDMTREALDIILKLWSSTEPFDYKGKFWHVTKPDTMFGFLKPHIKPLQTPHPPIGVAGLSKGSDTLKLAGERGYIPMSLNLNPAYVGSHWESVEIGAAKSGRTPDRNEWRLVREVFVADTDAEAMRLSVGGGMGRMMREYFLPLLQQFGFFEYLKHDQAVPDSDVTPEYCASHNWIVGSPRTVVEKIERIYDEVGGFGQLLVFGFDYVENPQAWRRSLELLSREVLPKVQHLVPTPRKRAAE; encoded by the coding sequence ATGCAGTTCGGATACTTCACCATGCCGTCGCATCCGCCCGAGCGCGGACTGGCGGCCGGCCACGAATGGGATCTCCAGGTCATCCGCTGGCTCGACGAGCTGGGATTCAGCGAGTGCTGGCTCGGCGAGCACCACACCGCGCCGTGGGAGCCGCACCCGTCGCCCGACCTGCTGGTGGCGCAGGCGCTGATGCAGACGAAGAACATCCGGCTCGGCCCCGGCGGCTTCCTGCTGCCCTACCACCACCCCGCCGAGCTGGCCAACCGCGTCGCCATGCTCGACCACATCTCCGGCGGCCGCCTCAACTTCGGCATCGCCGCCTCGGGCCTGCCCAGCGACTGGGCGATGTTCAACGTCGACGGCATGTCGGGCGTCAACCGCGACATGACGCGCGAAGCGCTCGACATCATCCTGAAGCTGTGGAGCTCGACGGAGCCGTTCGACTACAAGGGCAAGTTCTGGCACGTCACCAAGCCCGACACGATGTTCGGATTCCTCAAGCCGCACATCAAGCCGCTGCAGACGCCGCATCCGCCGATCGGCGTCGCCGGGCTGAGCAAGGGATCGGACACGCTGAAGCTGGCGGGCGAGCGCGGCTACATCCCGATGAGCCTCAACCTCAACCCCGCCTATGTCGGCAGCCACTGGGAGTCGGTGGAGATCGGCGCGGCGAAGTCCGGCCGGACGCCCGACCGCAACGAATGGCGGCTGGTGCGCGAGGTGTTCGTGGCCGACACCGACGCGGAGGCGATGCGGCTGTCGGTCGGCGGCGGCATGGGCCGCATGATGCGCGAGTACTTCCTGCCGCTGCTCCAGCAGTTCGGCTTCTTCGAGTACCTCAAGCACGACCAGGCGGTGCCCGATTCCGACGTCACGCCGGAGTACTGCGCCAGCCACAACTGGATCGTCGGCTCGCCGAGGACCGTGGTCGAGAAGATCGAGCGTATCTACGACGAGGTCGGCGGCTTCGGCCAGCTGCTGGTGTTCGGCTTCGACTACGTCGAGAACCCGCAGGCGTGGCGTCGCTCGCTCGAGCTGCTGTCGCGCGAGGTCCTGCCCAAGGTCCAGCACCTCGTGCCGACGCCGCGCAAGCGGGCGGCGGAGTAG
- a CDS encoding glycosyltransferase, translated as MASSVSVMVVPRERFSAQPRTLQRVAATVPAGVEVVVVDAGSPPAIAAWTRAFCAARGWTLIRSDAPLMPNAARNLALERLGGELIVTIDNDATPDDGWIEALVECAEATGAAMVGPLTLIGRRADGVIHMAGGACRVENRCGARFLFESHHLITRTLADAKGELARARTEHIDLHAALVRRDFVAGGFDEGYLVTGEHIDLCLRAGERGAAVFHEPRAVVTYGGNAPMTWRDLRLFALRWNDDWTMRSLLHLQRRWALAADDPYLVAHAAWCARNRREGSLWWREALARGFARRGRDIDADDVDVMLQRRALDAWHAATTTSTTPPPHVATARARAAAPSLAPAQRTPRRAGARAR; from the coding sequence ATGGCGTCCAGCGTCAGCGTGATGGTCGTGCCGCGCGAGCGCTTCTCGGCGCAGCCGCGCACGCTTCAGCGCGTCGCCGCGACCGTGCCCGCGGGTGTCGAGGTCGTCGTGGTCGACGCCGGCTCGCCGCCCGCCATCGCCGCGTGGACGCGCGCCTTCTGCGCGGCGCGCGGCTGGACGCTGATCCGGAGCGACGCGCCGCTGATGCCCAACGCCGCCCGCAACCTCGCGCTGGAGCGCCTCGGCGGCGAGCTGATCGTCACCATCGACAACGACGCGACGCCCGACGACGGCTGGATAGAGGCGCTGGTGGAGTGCGCCGAGGCCACCGGCGCGGCGATGGTCGGCCCGCTGACCCTGATCGGCCGGCGCGCGGACGGAGTGATCCACATGGCCGGCGGCGCCTGCCGCGTCGAGAACCGTTGCGGCGCAAGGTTTCTTTTCGAATCGCACCATCTCATCACGCGCACGCTGGCGGACGCCAAAGGCGAACTGGCGCGCGCCCGCACCGAGCACATCGACCTGCATGCCGCGCTGGTCCGGCGCGATTTCGTCGCCGGCGGATTCGACGAGGGCTATCTCGTCACCGGCGAGCACATCGACCTGTGCCTGCGCGCCGGCGAGCGCGGCGCCGCCGTGTTCCACGAGCCGCGCGCCGTCGTCACCTACGGCGGCAACGCGCCGATGACGTGGCGCGACCTGCGCCTCTTCGCGCTGCGCTGGAACGACGACTGGACCATGCGCAGCCTGCTGCATCTGCAGCGCCGCTGGGCGCTGGCGGCCGACGATCCCTACCTCGTCGCGCACGCCGCGTGGTGCGCGCGCAACCGCCGCGAGGGGTCGCTGTGGTGGCGCGAGGCGCTGGCGCGCGGCTTCGCCCGCCGCGGCCGCGACATCGATGCCGACGACGTCGACGTCATGCTCCAGCGCCGCGCGCTCGACGCGTGGCACGCCGCTACGACGACGTCGACGACGCCGCCACCGCATGTCGCGACGGCGCGTGCGCGAGCGGCCGCGCCGTCGCTCGCGCCTGCGCAGCGCACGCCGCGCCGCGCCGGAGCGCGCGCGCGATGA
- a CDS encoding MaoC family dehydratase, with amino-acid sequence MTAARHFEDFAEGDSFRSPSLTITESAIVDFALTWDPQPFHIDAEYARERGNYGGLIASGLHTMAATLRLWLADGVFAACNIGSPGLDNVRFPRPVRPGDTLTVTTEILSLRASESKPDRGIARIRHTTRQQAGAVVMTMEATVFLRRRPSDIVSV; translated from the coding sequence ATGACCGCCGCGCGCCACTTCGAGGACTTCGCGGAGGGCGATTCGTTCCGCTCGCCGTCGCTCACCATCACCGAATCCGCCATCGTCGACTTCGCGCTGACCTGGGATCCGCAGCCCTTCCACATCGACGCCGAATACGCGCGCGAGCGGGGAAACTACGGCGGCCTCATCGCGTCGGGCCTGCACACCATGGCCGCGACCTTGCGCCTGTGGCTGGCCGACGGCGTGTTCGCGGCCTGCAACATCGGCTCGCCCGGCCTCGACAACGTGCGCTTCCCGCGGCCGGTGCGGCCCGGCGACACGCTCACCGTGACGACCGAGATCCTGTCGCTGCGCGCGTCGGAATCGAAGCCCGACCGCGGCATCGCGCGCATCCGCCACACCACGCGCCAGCAGGCCGGCGCCGTGGTGATGACGATGGAGGCGACGGTGTTCCTGCGCCGGCGTCCGAGCGATATAGTGTCGGTGTGA
- a CDS encoding PLP-dependent aminotransferase family protein yields MVVVSPARRKRPAWRPTLDPGAATPLYVTICNQLAADIASGKLEPHTKLPTHRDLAWTLQCTIGTITRAYAEAERRGLVHGEVGRGTFVRPPALPWPDPVVRKSLENPTGDPRADLGAAPARIVDLAMNWTADVGADELLRKTLADISTSKDIASLLEFNGRNGLARHREAGARLLARRYKLPDPTTRTKGAVPSSGPVDPERVLIAAGTQHALMVTLAALAAPGDAILVEDLTYPGIVSLARLMRLRLKPLRCDSDGPMPGAFDAACRAGDARALYLVPVQHNPTGRTIGEQRRRELARIAAAYDLPVIEDDIYGYFPTDAPLPIAAFAPDHVIHLAGLSKAGAPGLRIGFLHAPPKLIGRLAAAMAAASWTAAPLAAEVAARWIDDGTLEEVLRRKRVEARKRFELAAQIFRDAGVAVRTGPDHVLPPTRARETGYDATTQEALRMLDLAVDRPGVDPAAKIDVARARRTLIDAAEAALRAADGGGAATAASAKPEFTLPVDCFHGWLKLPEPWRARDFAAEAEQQGVRVTPADAFVGGRVEAPHAVRLCLGNAKGRDELRRGLRVLAQLLSTPLGGGRTVV; encoded by the coding sequence GTGGTCGTGGTCAGCCCGGCGCGGCGCAAGCGGCCGGCGTGGCGGCCGACGCTCGACCCCGGCGCGGCGACGCCGCTGTACGTGACCATCTGCAACCAGCTCGCCGCCGACATCGCCTCGGGCAAGCTCGAGCCGCACACCAAGCTGCCGACCCACCGCGATCTGGCGTGGACGCTCCAGTGCACGATCGGCACGATCACGCGCGCCTACGCCGAGGCCGAGCGCCGCGGGCTGGTGCATGGCGAGGTCGGCCGCGGCACCTTCGTGCGGCCGCCGGCGCTGCCGTGGCCCGATCCGGTCGTGCGCAAGTCGCTGGAGAATCCGACCGGCGATCCGCGCGCCGATCTCGGCGCGGCGCCGGCGCGCATCGTCGATCTGGCGATGAACTGGACGGCCGATGTCGGCGCCGACGAGCTGCTGCGCAAGACGCTGGCCGACATCTCGACGTCGAAGGACATCGCCAGCCTGCTGGAGTTCAACGGCCGCAACGGGCTAGCGCGCCACCGCGAGGCCGGCGCCCGGCTGCTGGCGCGGCGCTACAAGCTGCCCGACCCGACGACGCGCACCAAGGGCGCCGTCCCGTCGAGCGGCCCGGTCGATCCCGAGCGCGTGCTGATCGCCGCCGGCACGCAGCACGCGTTGATGGTGACCTTGGCGGCGCTGGCCGCCCCGGGCGACGCGATCCTGGTCGAGGACCTCACCTATCCCGGCATCGTGTCGCTGGCCCGCCTGATGCGGCTGCGGCTCAAGCCGCTGCGCTGCGATTCCGACGGCCCGATGCCCGGCGCGTTCGACGCGGCCTGCCGCGCCGGCGACGCGCGGGCGCTCTACCTCGTGCCGGTGCAGCACAACCCCACCGGCCGCACCATCGGCGAGCAGCGGCGGCGCGAGCTGGCGCGCATCGCCGCCGCCTACGACCTGCCGGTGATCGAGGACGACATCTACGGCTACTTCCCGACCGACGCGCCGCTGCCGATCGCCGCCTTCGCGCCGGACCACGTCATCCATCTCGCGGGGCTGAGCAAGGCCGGCGCGCCCGGCCTGCGCATCGGGTTCCTGCACGCGCCGCCGAAGCTGATCGGCCGGCTGGCCGCGGCGATGGCGGCGGCGTCGTGGACCGCGGCGCCGCTGGCCGCCGAGGTCGCGGCGCGCTGGATCGACGACGGCACGCTCGAGGAGGTGCTGCGGCGTAAGCGGGTGGAGGCGCGCAAGCGCTTCGAGCTGGCGGCGCAGATCTTCCGCGACGCCGGCGTGGCGGTGCGCACCGGGCCCGACCACGTGCTGCCGCCGACCCGCGCGCGCGAGACCGGCTACGACGCCACCACGCAGGAGGCGCTGCGCATGCTCGACCTCGCGGTCGACCGGCCCGGCGTCGACCCCGCCGCCAAGATCGACGTCGCCCGCGCGCGCCGCACGCTGATCGACGCCGCCGAGGCCGCCCTGCGCGCCGCCGACGGCGGCGGCGCGGCGACGGCGGCGTCGGCCAAGCCGGAGTTCACCCTGCCGGTGGATTGCTTCCACGGCTGGCTGAAGCTGCCCGAGCCGTGGCGGGCGCGCGACTTCGCGGCCGAGGCCGAGCAGCAGGGCGTGCGGGTGACGCCGGCCGACGCCTTCGTGGGCGGCCGCGTCGAGGCGCCGCACGCCGTGCGCCTGTGCCTGGGCAACGCCAAGGGCCGCGACGAGCTGCGGCGGGGGCTGCGGGTGCTGGCGCAGCTGCTGTCGACGCCGCTGGGGGGCGGGAGGACGGTGGTTTGA
- a CDS encoding OsmC family protein, whose amino-acid sequence MSTTARVQWVENALFTAESGSGHSVTIDGSPDVGGRNLAARPLEMFLMGMGGCTAIDVVSMLRKQRQDIHDVVVELAAERAGDFPKVFTSVKVVYRVRGRNLNRALVERAVALSDEKYCSATAMVRKSAVVTHELVIEDAA is encoded by the coding sequence ATGTCCACCACCGCCCGCGTCCAATGGGTCGAGAACGCGCTGTTCACCGCCGAGTCGGGCAGCGGCCACAGCGTCACCATCGACGGCTCGCCCGACGTCGGCGGCAGGAATCTCGCGGCGCGTCCGCTGGAGATGTTCCTGATGGGCATGGGCGGCTGCACCGCGATCGACGTGGTGTCGATGCTGCGCAAGCAGCGCCAGGACATCCACGACGTGGTGGTCGAGCTGGCGGCCGAGCGGGCCGGGGATTTCCCCAAGGTGTTCACGTCGGTGAAGGTGGTCTACCGGGTCCGCGGCAGGAACCTGAACCGCGCGCTGGTCGAGCGCGCCGTGGCCCTGAGCGACGAGAAATACTGCTCGGCCACCGCGATGGTGCGCAAATCCGCCGTCGTCACGCACGAGCTGGTGATCGAGGACGCGGCCTGA
- the glsA gene encoding glutaminase A: protein MDGAGEKAGGLGSPVVEILDEIYRRHRDVSDGAVATYIPELSKVDPDRFGLAVAMPDGQVYEAGDCATLFTLQSISKPIVYGLALKDNGLAGVMARIGVAPSGDAFNAIHFDAATNRPFNPMVNSGAIVAASLVGGRTPAERLARVMDMLGAFAGRTLSIDEAVFRSERDTGHRNRAIAHLELASGMIEGDIDEHLDLYFRQCSVLVTARDVAVMAATLANGGVNPLTGIRALATDLVRHVLSLMTSCGMYDYAGEWEFDVGMPAKSGVGGGIMAALPGELGIGVFSPRLDPHGNSVRGVGVCRDLAARLRLHMLDHRGAVRAPVRRRYRGDVVRSTRQRPAAAQRALDGLARSIVVFELQGDLRFANMEALAREAVAALPGASHIVLDAQRVSSISAVANDMLARLRRRIVEAGRAMVFIPAAASAAPAAGSGAPAASGAASGRPARAATDDDGRTAPDVDTALERAETELLRRAGFDTDDAAARAELAEFEFLDRLDAGGVAALARHLAAAELPAGSVLIEEGAEADSVYFLVRGVVEIGIGAVRLGTVEAGNVLGEVALLGPGRRTATVRARTAVGVLVLTADAAARLHEEAPDVQRELLLAVGRSLRERLRRANLEIQAHAP from the coding sequence ATGGACGGGGCGGGGGAGAAGGCCGGCGGGCTCGGTTCGCCGGTGGTCGAGATTCTCGACGAGATATACAGGCGCCACAGGGACGTAAGCGACGGCGCGGTGGCGACGTACATCCCGGAGCTGTCCAAGGTCGATCCCGACCGGTTCGGGCTGGCCGTGGCGATGCCCGACGGCCAGGTCTACGAGGCCGGCGACTGCGCCACCCTCTTCACCCTCCAGTCGATCTCCAAACCCATCGTCTACGGCCTGGCGCTGAAGGACAACGGACTGGCGGGCGTCATGGCCCGGATCGGCGTGGCGCCCTCGGGCGACGCCTTCAACGCCATCCATTTCGACGCCGCCACCAACCGGCCGTTCAACCCGATGGTGAACTCCGGCGCGATCGTCGCCGCCTCGCTGGTCGGCGGCAGGACGCCGGCGGAGCGGCTGGCGCGCGTCATGGACATGCTCGGCGCCTTCGCCGGCCGGACGCTGTCGATCGACGAGGCGGTTTTCCGATCCGAGCGCGACACCGGCCACCGCAACCGCGCCATCGCCCATCTCGAGCTGGCCTCGGGCATGATCGAGGGCGACATCGACGAGCATCTCGATCTGTACTTCCGCCAGTGCTCCGTGCTGGTCACGGCGCGCGACGTCGCGGTCATGGCCGCGACCCTGGCCAACGGCGGCGTCAATCCGCTGACCGGAATCCGCGCGCTGGCGACCGACCTCGTGCGCCACGTGCTCAGCCTGATGACGAGCTGCGGCATGTACGACTACGCCGGCGAGTGGGAGTTCGACGTCGGCATGCCGGCCAAGAGCGGCGTCGGCGGCGGCATCATGGCGGCGCTGCCGGGCGAGCTGGGCATCGGCGTGTTCTCGCCGCGGCTCGATCCGCACGGCAACTCCGTGCGCGGCGTCGGCGTCTGCCGCGACCTCGCCGCCCGGCTGCGCCTGCACATGCTCGACCACCGGGGCGCGGTGCGCGCGCCGGTCAGGCGGCGCTACCGCGGCGACGTCGTGCGCTCGACCCGCCAGCGCCCCGCCGCCGCCCAGCGCGCGCTCGACGGCCTCGCCCGGTCGATCGTCGTGTTCGAGCTGCAGGGCGACCTGCGCTTCGCCAACATGGAGGCGCTGGCGCGCGAGGCGGTGGCGGCGCTGCCTGGCGCCAGCCACATCGTGCTCGACGCCCAGCGCGTCTCCAGCATCAGCGCCGTCGCCAACGACATGCTGGCGCGGCTGCGGCGGCGGATCGTCGAGGCCGGCCGCGCCATGGTGTTCATCCCCGCGGCGGCATCCGCCGCGCCGGCGGCCGGGTCCGGCGCGCCCGCGGCGTCCGGCGCGGCGTCCGGCCGCCCGGCGCGGGCCGCCACCGACGACGACGGCCGCACCGCGCCCGACGTCGACACCGCGCTGGAGCGGGCCGAGACCGAGCTGCTGCGCCGCGCCGGCTTCGACACCGACGACGCCGCGGCGCGCGCCGAGCTGGCGGAGTTCGAGTTCCTCGACCGCCTCGACGCCGGCGGCGTCGCCGCCCTGGCCCGGCACCTCGCGGCCGCCGAGCTGCCGGCGGGCAGCGTGCTGATCGAGGAGGGCGCCGAGGCCGACAGCGTCTACTTCCTCGTGCGCGGCGTGGTCGAGATCGGCATCGGCGCGGTGCGGCTGGGCACGGTCGAGGCCGGCAACGTGCTGGGCGAGGTGGCGCTGCTGGGGCCGGGCCGGCGCACCGCCACCGTGCGCGCCCGCACCGCCGTGGGCGTGCTGGTCCTGACCGCCGACGCCGCCGCGCGGCTGCACGAGGAGGCGCCCGACGTGCAGCGCGAGCTGCTGCTGGCGGTCGGCCGCAGCCTGCGCGAGCGCCTGCGCCGCGCCAACCTCGAGATCCAGGCGCACGCGCCGTAG
- a CDS encoding glycosyltransferase family 2 protein, which yields MTGAAPAARPLVTALINTYNYGRFLPLAIDSVLAQTYPDIEIVVVDDGSTDDTPEVLARYGDRLRAIRTENGGQAHAFNTGFAAAGGELLMLLDADDLWLPTKVERMVALAAARPEAALLYHQFVNVEANGASQELPLPGALIDGDFSAAFRRYAGSYEHTVTSTMVLRRAHALRLAPLPTYPHREGADSVVADCSLLLGPVASIPEVLAQRRLHGSNWYAAGREGPERSRAVYAADARRVEWRFLSVRRILERLGRGFDVRLEDNDWWLLNRYAVGDATELAMMRVYLRRRDWPLSKRVGAIRGARALRARLAAE from the coding sequence GTGACGGGCGCGGCGCCGGCCGCGCGGCCGTTGGTGACAGCGCTGATCAACACATACAACTACGGCCGCTTCCTGCCGCTGGCGATCGACAGCGTGCTGGCGCAGACCTATCCCGACATCGAGATCGTGGTGGTCGACGACGGATCGACCGACGACACGCCGGAGGTGCTCGCGCGCTACGGCGACAGGCTGCGCGCGATCCGCACCGAGAACGGCGGCCAGGCGCACGCCTTCAACACCGGCTTCGCCGCCGCCGGGGGCGAGCTGCTGATGCTGCTCGACGCCGACGACCTTTGGTTGCCGACCAAGGTCGAGCGCATGGTCGCGCTGGCGGCGGCGCGGCCGGAGGCGGCGCTGCTCTACCACCAGTTCGTCAACGTCGAGGCCAACGGCGCGTCGCAGGAGCTGCCGCTGCCCGGCGCGCTGATCGACGGCGATTTCAGCGCCGCCTTCCGGCGCTACGCCGGCTCCTACGAGCACACCGTGACGTCGACGATGGTGCTGCGGCGCGCGCACGCGCTGCGCCTGGCGCCGCTGCCGACCTATCCGCACCGCGAGGGCGCCGACTCGGTGGTGGCCGATTGCTCGCTGCTGCTCGGCCCGGTCGCCTCGATCCCCGAGGTGCTGGCGCAGCGCCGCCTGCACGGCTCGAACTGGTACGCCGCCGGCCGCGAAGGCCCGGAACGGTCGCGCGCGGTCTACGCCGCCGACGCGCGGCGCGTGGAGTGGCGCTTCCTCAGCGTGCGGCGGATCCTCGAGCGGCTCGGCCGCGGATTCGATGTGCGGCTCGAGGACAACGACTGGTGGCTGCTCAACCGCTACGCCGTCGGCGACGCCACCGAGCTCGCGATGATGCGCGTGTATCTGCGCCGCCGCGACTGGCCGCTCTCCAAGCGCGTGGGCGCGATCCGCGGCGCGCGGGCGTTGCGCGCGCGTCTGGCGGCGGAGTAG
- the folP gene encoding dihydropteroate synthase, with translation MTAARAPFAGLAPHADGRPWVMGIVNVTPDSFSDGGAAFDPAEAIALGLRLRDEGADILDIGGESTRPGSEATPPAEELRRIAPVVRALAAAGCVVSIDTRRAGVMRAALDAGAAIVNDVSALRDDPESLALVAARGCPVVLMHRRGEAATRYAGPAYKDVVGEVRDFLAARIGASVAAGVARASIAVDPGIGFGKTVAENLALVGCAAALAPLGAPVLIGASRKGFVGAITGEPAAARRLGGSLAAALAAADAGAAILRVHDVRETVQALKARAALLAAR, from the coding sequence ATGACGGCCGCCCGCGCCCCGTTCGCCGGACTGGCGCCGCACGCCGACGGACGGCCGTGGGTGATGGGCATCGTCAACGTCACGCCGGACTCGTTCTCCGACGGCGGCGCGGCGTTCGATCCGGCCGAGGCCATCGCGCTGGGACTGCGCCTGCGCGATGAAGGCGCCGACATCCTCGACATCGGCGGCGAGTCGACGCGGCCCGGATCCGAGGCGACGCCGCCCGCGGAGGAACTGCGGCGGATCGCGCCGGTGGTGCGCGCGCTGGCGGCGGCCGGTTGCGTCGTGTCGATCGACACGCGGCGCGCCGGCGTGATGCGCGCGGCGCTCGACGCGGGCGCCGCGATCGTCAACGACGTGTCGGCGCTGCGCGACGATCCGGAGTCGCTGGCGCTGGTCGCGGCGCGCGGCTGCCCCGTCGTGCTGATGCACCGCCGCGGCGAGGCCGCAACGCGCTACGCCGGGCCGGCCTACAAAGACGTCGTCGGCGAGGTGCGCGATTTCCTCGCGGCGCGGATCGGCGCGTCGGTCGCGGCCGGCGTGGCGCGCGCATCCATCGCGGTCGACCCCGGCATCGGCTTCGGCAAGACGGTGGCGGAGAACCTGGCGCTGGTGGGATGCGCCGCAGCGCTGGCGCCGCTGGGCGCGCCGGTGCTGATCGGCGCCTCGCGCAAGGGCTTCGTCGGCGCGATCACCGGCGAGCCGGCGGCGGCGAGGCGGCTGGGCGGCTCGCTGGCGGCGGCCTTGGCAGCCGCCGACGCCGGCGCCGCCATCCTGCGCGTCCACGACGTCCGCGAGACGGTGCAGGCGCTCAAAGCGCGCGCCGCGCTGCTGGCGGCGCGGTAG
- a CDS encoding CoA pyrophosphatase encodes MRFDDDLQLLIRHRLAGFDRQVRDDGHGLKRAAVAICVAARDEPPDIYGDPDDAVFLLTRRAPKLRAHSGQLALPGGRVDPGETVEETALRELEEELGVSVGPEAILGHLDEYATRSGYLISPVVVWTPRDVAVTPNPAEVDKLFRIPLRELRRPESPEIFAIPESDRPVIRLPMPIMNTEINAPTAAVLYQFREVALEDRATRVDHFDQPVWAWR; translated from the coding sequence ATGCGCTTCGACGACGATCTCCAGCTTCTCATCCGCCACCGCCTCGCCGGCTTCGACCGGCAGGTCCGCGACGACGGCCACGGCCTGAAAAGGGCGGCGGTGGCGATCTGCGTCGCCGCCCGGGACGAGCCTCCGGACATCTACGGCGACCCCGACGACGCGGTGTTCCTGCTGACCCGGCGGGCGCCCAAGCTGCGCGCCCATTCAGGCCAGCTCGCCCTGCCCGGCGGGCGGGTCGATCCGGGCGAGACCGTCGAGGAGACGGCCCTGCGCGAACTCGAGGAGGAGCTGGGCGTCTCGGTCGGGCCGGAGGCGATCCTCGGGCACCTGGACGAGTACGCGACGCGCTCAGGCTACCTGATCTCGCCGGTGGTGGTCTGGACGCCGCGCGACGTGGCGGTGACGCCGAACCCGGCCGAGGTCGACAAGCTGTTCCGGATTCCGCTGCGCGAGCTGCGCCGGCCCGAATCACCGGAGATCTTCGCGATCCCGGAGAGCGACCGTCCGGTGATCCGCCTGCCGATGCCGATCATGAACACCGAGATCAACGCCCCCACGGCGGCGGTGCTCTACCAGTTCCGCGAGGTCGCGCTGGAGGACAGGGCCACCCGGGTCGACCATTTCGACCAGCCCGTCTGGGCATGGCGCTGA